From Sulfurovum zhangzhouensis, one genomic window encodes:
- a CDS encoding vWA domain-containing protein has product MVTTSSKEVLQKRLEKIRVQFLFDHPFLSVLALSLPMHFQENPYEAFETNGMAIFVDETKVGTLDDPQLKYMYAHLLLHILLKHPFRMNDREKGTWNRSCDIVINLLLDDFERIGERPDDEVLFEKFRDKSVEEVYYALYDEKKEHEGTPDDENPKEQKYDLIENKGDTEAAREEIDAIIVQAMGAAQKQGNIPASFLESIHEVIRPKIDLATLLHTYLTESFFDKKSNFMRPNRRFIHQGLYLPGYVQEESRLVLTIALDRSMSIDHQTFSKFLGIIDAILRVSTDFEVMVVPFDDEVDTDKIVSYDAMDIRPEIQFEKGNGGTEFKPLLKYLTNTLELHRTLIVLSDGFFKIDQAPPLNTLFLISQKKNMKRLEPYGDVFYFDI; this is encoded by the coding sequence ATGGTGACTACATCCTCTAAAGAAGTTCTTCAAAAACGGTTGGAGAAGATAAGGGTTCAGTTCCTTTTCGATCATCCGTTTTTGAGCGTATTGGCACTCTCTTTGCCCATGCATTTTCAGGAAAACCCGTATGAAGCATTTGAGACAAACGGGATGGCGATTTTTGTAGATGAAACAAAAGTCGGCACGCTAGATGATCCCCAGCTGAAATATATGTACGCCCATTTACTCCTGCACATATTACTTAAACACCCTTTCCGTATGAATGACCGTGAAAAGGGGACTTGGAATAGAAGCTGCGATATTGTGATCAATTTACTGTTAGATGACTTTGAAAGAATAGGAGAACGACCGGATGATGAAGTGCTTTTTGAAAAATTTAGAGACAAGAGCGTCGAAGAAGTCTACTACGCTTTATATGATGAAAAAAAAGAGCATGAGGGCACTCCTGATGACGAAAATCCCAAAGAGCAGAAGTATGATCTCATAGAAAATAAGGGAGATACGGAAGCCGCGCGTGAAGAGATCGATGCGATCATCGTGCAAGCCATGGGTGCAGCGCAAAAACAGGGGAATATACCAGCCTCTTTCTTGGAGAGTATACATGAGGTGATCCGGCCAAAGATCGATCTGGCAACCTTGCTCCATACCTACCTCACAGAGAGTTTTTTTGATAAGAAAAGCAATTTTATGCGTCCAAACAGAAGGTTTATCCATCAGGGACTCTATCTGCCTGGTTATGTGCAGGAAGAGAGTCGTTTGGTACTCACTATTGCGCTTGATCGGTCTATGAGTATTGATCATCAGACCTTTTCGAAGTTTTTGGGGATCATCGATGCGATACTGCGCGTAAGTACGGACTTTGAAGTGATGGTGGTTCCCTTTGATGATGAAGTAGACACAGATAAGATTGTCTCCTATGATGCAATGGATATCAGACCGGAGATCCAGTTTGAAAAAGGAAACGGGGGAACTGAATTTAAACCATTGTTAAAATATCTTACAAATACGTTAGAGCTTCACAGGACATTGATCGTACTGAGTGACGGTTTTTTCAAGATAGATCAAGCACCTCCTCTAAATACGCTTTTTTTGATAAGTCAGAAAAAAAATATGAAACGTCTAGAGCCTTATGGTGATGTGTTTTATTTTGATATATAA
- a CDS encoding ATP-binding protein, translated as MITPSISTTELFRHIDTLLDTDTPLFIHGSPGIGKSYIVADIAQKKELELVDIRLSQLDPVDLRGIPSIKDDQTVWMPPVFFPKDPDSEGILFLDELNSAPPSVQAAIYQLVLNRQIGEYILPEGWRIICAGNRVSDRGVVFRLPTPLANRMVHLHLEARFEDFKLFALKEKLHHFIIGFLGFRPDLLSSEPVVEDDANPAFATPRSYHMLSNILKATQDIGSIHSIIYGTIGYSAGVEFVGYLKVYESLPDIAAIYEGHYPEVQMQPALLYALVSALVEYYDGSDMHKEHLFGFSEKLPTEFGVMLIKDIIVKDESLALYEAFEKWLEKYGDYIL; from the coding sequence ATGATTACACCAAGTATTTCAACTACAGAACTTTTTAGGCATATTGATACACTTTTAGATACGGATACTCCGTTGTTTATCCATGGAAGTCCTGGTATAGGAAAGTCATATATCGTTGCAGATATTGCGCAGAAAAAAGAGCTTGAGCTTGTAGATATCAGACTCTCGCAGTTAGACCCGGTGGATCTTAGGGGTATCCCCTCTATCAAGGACGATCAAACCGTATGGATGCCGCCGGTCTTTTTCCCCAAAGACCCCGACTCGGAAGGGATCCTGTTTTTAGATGAACTCAACTCCGCACCCCCTTCGGTACAAGCAGCGATCTATCAACTTGTACTTAACCGCCAGATAGGTGAATATATCCTTCCTGAAGGGTGGCGGATCATTTGTGCAGGGAACAGAGTAAGTGACAGAGGTGTGGTGTTCAGGTTGCCGACACCATTAGCAAACCGTATGGTACACCTGCATCTAGAGGCAAGATTTGAAGACTTTAAACTGTTTGCCCTGAAAGAGAAGCTGCATCATTTTATCATCGGTTTTTTAGGATTCCGTCCTGATCTGCTTTCAAGTGAACCGGTAGTGGAAGACGATGCTAACCCGGCATTTGCCACACCTAGAAGTTATCATATGCTTTCAAATATTCTCAAAGCTACCCAGGATATAGGAAGTATTCACTCTATTATCTACGGAACGATCGGATACAGTGCCGGTGTAGAGTTTGTCGGTTATCTCAAAGTCTATGAAAGCCTTCCGGATATTGCTGCCATATATGAAGGGCATTATCCCGAAGTTCAGATGCAGCCGGCTCTTCTGTACGCGTTGGTCTCCGCACTGGTCGAGTACTATGACGGCAGTGATATGCACAAAGAACATCTCTTTGGTTTCTCTGAGAAACTGCCAACAGAGTTTGGTGTGATGCTGATCAAAGATATTATTGTCAAAGATGAGAGTCTGGCATTATATGAAGCTTTTGAAAAATGGTTGGAAAAGTATGGTGACTACATCCTCTAA
- a CDS encoding nitrogen fixation protein NifQ, with protein sequence MIEEHQRMYEEVKALLVAYAADSYARDTIAPLVALKSLEMNHLYEDLGMKSRTEMGKFMAMHFPDLAAKKPKEKLWKKYIYDVIGKIAPACATCNDQLTCFTCILKEQSA encoded by the coding sequence ATGATTGAAGAACATCAGAGAATGTATGAAGAGGTAAAAGCGTTACTTGTTGCATATGCTGCAGACAGTTATGCAAGAGATACGATAGCACCGTTGGTAGCTTTAAAATCACTGGAAATGAACCATCTCTATGAGGATCTCGGCATGAAAAGCCGAACAGAAATGGGAAAATTTATGGCGATGCATTTTCCGGATCTTGCCGCGAAAAAGCCCAAAGAAAAATTATGGAAAAAATATATCTATGATGTGATAGGTAAGATTGCACCGGCATGTGCCACTTGCAATGACCAGCTTACCTGTTTTACATGTATTCTCAAGGAACAAAGCGCATGA